caatttacttatattattcTGTACTGTACTATCTTGTAAACGTATATGCTAtgttgtatacatatatactatgtTGTATAcctatattatatacatatacgttATATAAATACGTTATATAAATAcgttatataatgttatatatgttatatagaaACAAGTGTAATTTACCATAGACAAAAAcagtaaacataaattttaatataaaataaaacataaaatagtacagggtgtatgaaaaaaaaaaaagtattaatactttggtataaactttttgtaataaacttCTTTAATTAGTTAGATACATGAAATTAGTCTAAAGAATAAGAAACCAAGAAGCTTTGGTAGGAAGGGTTGTGAGTAGTTAGTGGATCTGATAGGATATTGGCTGGGAtgcacatacatatacatacattcaccacacagacatacatacacgcatacatttttttttttaaacatcttcgcttccaacaaagctgcTAGCAACCTTTCATtagagttagaagttactgaaagagaaaagatgaaagttgtaaagcaagataacgattgacaaaCAACTTGAAGGATTGCaagttatataaatcaggaaagcaagatgaaagaagtgaattccaaagaactgatgttcgaggaaaaatactagaggaataagagattttagagcacttaggaacagtcacagaaaaaggatgagacttaattgaatgaggagtaacacaagaatgattTTTAATAGATAGCACAAGaggcgctagctctttagagcaatgCCTAACATAGTATtagtagaaaagagaaagagaagcaaaatTACGACGATGTGCTAAtggtctaaaagagaaagggcatcattagaagttccaccccagatatgccaacagttttccatacaagcccagatttgagatttatatagataaagaatagaatccggagtaagaaagtgtcaagctcgataaagagatccAACCTtcgcagatgctaattttgcaatggttttgatatatggtttccaagaaggatcagaaacaagagttaatcctagaagatgaagggtagatgactcatcaagtacattactgttcataaatataggaagatctaaattattgagATAATgattgacttaaaaaaattgagtttatttgaattaaagttcaccagccactgtgagccccatgctgtagcagaagtgagatccttttcaagctcaaatgacCCTTCCAAGCAATCATTGTTGggttcttatcatgacaagaataaatggtagtatcataagcgaataatgccaccttagatgtgagaatatctggaagatcgttaatgtaaattaaaaagagtatatggccaaagattgaaccttgaggaacccttGAAATTagagaataagaagaagagtgttgtccattgaggacaacttttatactacgattggaaaggaaggattcaataatcttaaatacgttaccagatacaccataaaaagaaagcttatggagaagaccagtatgataaactttatcaaaagcttttgaaatgtcaagagcgatggccttaacctctctacctttatctaatggacaataaaacctatcagttattactgttagcaaatcagctgtagaatgagaagatcaaaatccatattgatgatcagaaagtaagttattagattcaagatgagagactaagtgtttgttaattaaagattcaaaaacctcgcttatgataggaagaagactaatgggatggtagttagacgaatgagatcgctctccagaatttttttgaagagaaaaaaaaattagacgagggtctaatttttttgatgaaatacgagatttcaagatctgagaatagcgggttttggcattagaaaaaacctttttgcaaTGGTTTCTTGCAGTAATAAACAGAATCTGTTTTTTGGGGAATCTAAAAAACAGATTCTTGGAAAGTCAACTTCTTTCtccacgcagcggccttgttgGTCAatgttcgtgtttcagagttgagagagggttataaccacaattaagtagcctcctcatctgtagtggccttctcggccttggggaggtgaattaataaacaaaaaaagtaacggtttcgattggcaattgcagcagcacaatgtgaggaaaaccatggagaagagtgaggcttgacttgaaattgtcgagagggaataaaagattccatacCTGCCTGAATTCACGAatttatgtaagaagcacatttgtcaacaggaaggcaaaagatttctacccaagggccataaCAAAGAAAATCATAGAAAGAgttccagtcagctttaaggtagttgtaagaggtacgatGATAGTAGGattcagatgatgaagaagaatgagatattagttttagagagatcacaccgatcagaagcacctaagggtgatgtggagaaactgagcactgactaggatcagaaacaagacataagtcgagtagagaaggtaaatgattcgggttgtctggaaagcgagttggaaagttgactatttgagttagggattgagaaaggcaaaagttgtgggctttaatgcctgcagagtcactgacactggAGCCAAGTTGTTCAAAGTGATGAGCcataaagtcaccaacaacaaaagtattggctgaaggataaagagaaagggtTTGGTCAATTTAATCAGAAATATCAttgaaaagagtgcagtcttgagataaaggaaagcgatatagaacaaagagaaaggcgaagtgaagtggtgctaaacaaataagtgaagtggtgctaaacgaaagtacataaaagaatagtctgtggattaaaatgtagtttcccgacaaatgggtgaattccaATGAATGTAAATTCCCAGGCCAAGCATATGACTATTGAACTCTTTACAAATTataggaagataaccatcaacactaagatcataagatgagacagctgaactcaaatagTCGGACGAAGAGCatgtaggtctggtgaactttgcaaaagataagattcaacagaagaaaatattattatacgCAGGTTTGTAAAAACCTGCGTATAATAATATTTCCGAAAATCCACattatgtctacaagaaaaatttaaaataattacacatgcaaccctcggaattggggtcggcattcggcaatgccgacctgaaagtgtttgaggtgggcaaaaaattgccgatttcatttattttatggtAACCTctttatgtcaattttttttttgctgacttaATGCTaacctctaacagtttgagATCGACAATTTATTGCCGACCTTTTCTAATTCAGAGGGTTGCACATGCGaaaaaccaagaatgtttatcaaataaaaaatcagaattgatttttaaatgcaggcatcaaaataattttcttttaaaaaactataaaatttagtgagctctaaaaataattaaagctttaaaaataatcttaagcAGAAGTAAAACAGTTGTacagaattctttttataatagtgtcaacATGTTTCACAGATGTctgaaatatttcattaattacGACATTTATAttttcctgtaatttaatttttggtatgaattaaatttttttcatttgattattCATTTTTGATGTAACACTGTGTAAAATGTGAtgagtgattttctactaatttatacatatatatatatatatatatatatatatatatatatatatatatatatatatatatatatatatatatatatatatatatatatataaatgcaacaTTAGATGCATGTGGATGATGCCATTAAAAAATAGGAAGTTGCAGGGGCTTCAGTACAGACATTAGCCATCAAATGGCCTGACCTGCAACGGAGTGCTGTTACATAGACTGAGGTTTTGGCATGTgacagcaatctttttttttattactaatattcatttttttctttttctaaaaaaataaagtgcaCTTTTTTACCTTAAGAGCACAAAAATACTATTAGGATATCGGGACCTAACATAAAGATTAAGTATTGTGTATTTGtttgtgtgtgtgcgtgtgtatatatatatatatatatatatatgtatatttatttttttattttttttgtaattcacctccccaaggccaagaaggccactacagatgaggaggctacttgtggttataaccctctctcaactctataactccgaaacacgaacctttaCGAACAAAGcaagagaaacaagttgagcgcggtattACCAGGGTCatggtgggaatcgaactcagaacctctcacttatgaagcgagccctctaccactacaccattaccgcatatatatgtatatatatatgcatatatatgtatatatatatatatacacacatgcatgtaaatacatacatatatattcatacatacaCGTGCACACATACAACTGATAACATCATTAATTAGAAactatatataatgatatataatttgcattttaattgaggtattaaatatattaattgattctttataattttaggTATTACGCAAAAATCGTGAAATTTCGGATTTGACAGGTGAAAAGTTTACATTGTTACAAGTTCGTAGGTTAACAGATATTAAAATGAATGATCAATTGAAAAATGAACCAGCTACTGATATGCGTGTTGGTGAGAATATATTTATCAACACTCTTGAAGAGAGATTAGTGCATACTGAGTCACGAGTTAAAGAACTTGAACtagaaaatgataattttttaaaagaaattcgaGATTTTTGTGAAAACTTGAATGTTGCTGAAAAgcaaaataatgaatataaaacaCAACTTGCAGACTTAGATGGACGCAATATGAAACTTCgtcaagaaaataaacattttgaaaaaaaaattgaaatcctACAtaggaaactaaaaaaatgtgaaaaagaaaaaattcgcATGTCATCCAGACAACAAGATGCAGAATACAAATTGACTCAGTATCAAGAGGAAGAAGAATATTTTAAGCATACTTTTCGTTCCGCTCCTGGTGGTGATTGTTGTGAATGTGGAGATAGTTCTCGGATGTTGCGATTGAAATTGCAGTCTACTGAAGCCAAATTGTCTATGATTGAAGGAAACAAAGGGTATCTTGAAGCAAAAGTCAAGTCTTTGGaaaaaaaggttattatttctttagtttattatttgaattttttttttttaacaatgtttttaggttttatataaatgttttttcaattttgattttagatagtggaaaaagatattgaaatacaaaatttgcaAGATTCTATAGAGCGTGATTCGGGAGCTCCTTCTCAAGATAATGATAGATTAGATGCACTTGaacaagaaaatgttttattgcaAACACGTTTTGATGAAGTTAATTTGGAAAATTGCAAGCAACAAGAATTTCTTCGAGAGTTAGAGAAGACTAATCTTCTTCTTGAATCaacaattagaaatttaaatggAAAACTGGAGCAATGTACACAACGCCTAAAAGGACTTGAAGAAGCTAACCATATTCTTGGACGTGAAGCTCTTCGAAACTGTAATGAAGGAAGTTCTACAGATAATACTTTAgaggaattaaaaaaacaaaataaagaactaCAAGTTAGTTAATTTTgatcttaaaaatgaaattttacatCAAGTTATTATATTCTAGCaaatgtgatatttttttatattaataaaggAAAAGATTCGTCAATTCAGGGATGTAGAAGAGCTTGTTGAACTTCTTGAGCGTGAAATTAGCAAAGAGAAAGCGACAACACAATGGTACTCTGATCAAAATGAAACAATGCAATGTAAACTTGACAAAATGGCTGATACAATATGTCAACTTGAAGAAAGAAATCAGCGAATagaaaaagagatgcaacaACTGAATATATCTAATCATGATCTACAAAATGatgtatttatatttcagattacttttttttttttatgtgtttattttttaaatatttttttaagaatataaagaGAGTTTGGTAGGACAATGGCCCTATAAAAATATTCAGTCCTGAACTACGAAACAGGTGTCATCCatttataataaactgttttaacTCATAATTTCacatataaataagaaattaatattataGAAAACTGTCTAAACCATAACAGGTATCAAAccatagataaatttaaaaaataaggtgcttttttattattatttttttatatttttaaggtCAAAAGACTGGAGCAAAAGTTGGAAATTTATTCAGATTTGTTTGGGGAAAATTCAACAATGCGCTCTTCTTTAAAACGACTTTCTTTTCAAAGCGATCGTTTAGATGAAGAGTTGCTGATTGGGAATGCACTTTCTCCACTAAcagaagaaattaaagaaaaagatgaaaagaTCAGAGAACTGCAGGCTTTGGTTCTTGAAAAAGAAAGCAGTGTTAATGCATTAATTGCAGAAGTTGAATTGCTTGAGGCTAATCTTGCTGCAATggtttctgaaaaaattaaaagagtatattcaaaaaatgaaacaaacttgCGTAAACGTGAtgatctttttgtttttaaaaactttaacatcaGCTCATTAGATAGAGATACAAAAAATACAGATAAGTCTTTCGAGCCATCAAAAGAACTAACTGTAACTACAgaagaattttataatatattgcaGGAACACGAAGAGCAGTTAAAACAGAAAGATGAAACATATAAAAGGAACTCAAATAGTAATTCTGCTTCTCATAGTCCAAATTCATCTAATGAAGAAAATCATGACCATTCGATAATTTCAACTCTGTTGGGTAAccctaaaaaaaatgttcaatataATCTTAAAGATTTGTCTCGAGAAAGACTAGCTACTGGctttaataataaagatgataGTACAAAGCATGGTCTGGAAGAAGATATGTATGAACAGTTAGAGCAACTTGAAGATTTGGTTAAAGATAAGACAAAAAATTgtgatactttaaaaaatacaaacttttctTCCAAGTTATTGGATTCCCCCAAGAATAACTCAGCAACAAGTAGCTCTAGTAGCATAGATTTGTCTGGTcttgataatttattgtttgagGTCGCGCAGAGAGGTAGAAGTAACTCATTGGATATCTCGGTAAATGATCaggtttgttgttttttaatatactatGTTAGTGatatttctttgtttaataacctagtaaagtttttttgtgtgCGTAAGTTAACTTTTGTTGCATTATTCAAAGTTTCTATTACTTTATGTTCATGTTAAATTTATGCGAAATATTTTTGCTGAGCATTTTTTTGTACACTTTTAATTACAATTGTCTCTAAGTTTTTGTCCACAGGAAT
This Hydra vulgaris chromosome 04, alternate assembly HydraT2T_AEP DNA region includes the following protein-coding sequences:
- the LOC100214596 gene encoding girdin isoform X2, yielding MTHWNRFYVRHKHYERTNMAGDFVENNVTKETCQTFAPQQWRKTRCKHCFGDIIEHTKQLSKEESEEFINSCINGETCKISIRTVTDNDDQTQHKNKEIFEDKVIKDKQNDEDEEFDDKDSCNEDVSTPPLTNQRRSTRRRNPNQSLTQSNPMIRSSNSSLCSLTSEYTDGYSDYDYDAPSVTDDTDDYVEIQYPADDLNPETKKRMNDERRVSRSKILDLERELEGQQDIYRASEAAKDRQIKSLIREIEGLKLELSSVRAHENMLALKCRLELESKNIRIEDLEQQIKSLQSEIHKLSYVSDSSDRHHETLAKELERARQRYTHLEEENRSTEARLKLAEDLQQNDRELLEVLRNQLSQIEQELQTSQQCNKHQEDKLKLLDLIKGDLLKEQDKVTKLTKDCDNLRQKIKRRDRNIEDLEDDNVKLQQLKSALESQLAKKEFQMKKIERKLSSLQNDVLRKNREISDLTGEKFTLLQVRRLTDIKMNDQLKNEPATDMRVGENIFINTLEERLVHTESRVKELELENDNFLKEIRDFCENLNVAEKQNNEYKTQLADLDGRNMKLRQENKHFEKKIEILHRKLKKCEKEKIRMSSRQQDAEYKLTQYQEEEEYFKHTFRSAPGGDCCECGDSSRMLRLKLQSTEAKLSMIEGNKGYLEAKVKSLEKKIVEKDIEIQNLQDSIERDSGAPSQDNDRLDALEQENVLLQTRFDEVNLENCKQQEFLRELEKTNLLLESTIRNLNGKLEQCTQRLKGLEEANHILGREALRNCNEGSSTDNTLEELKKQNKELQEKIRQFRDVEELVELLEREISKEKATTQWYSDQNETMQCKLDKMADTICQLEERNQRIEKEMQQLNISNHDLQNDVKRLEQKLEIYSDLFGENSTMRSSLKRLSFQSDRLDEELLIGNALSPLTEEIKEKDEKIRELQALVLEKESSVNALIAEVELLEANLAAMVSEKIKRVYSKNETNLRKRDDLFVFKNFNISSLDRDTKNTDKSFEPSKELTVTTEEFYNILQEHEEQLKQKDETYKRNSNSNSASHSPNSSNEENHDHSIISTLLGNPKKNVQYNLKDLSRERLATGFNNKDDSTKHGLEEDMYEQLEQLEDLVKDKTKNCDTLKNTNFSSKLLDSPKNNSATSSSSSIDLSGLDNLLFEVAQRGRSNSLDISVNDQNSNDVVKGETEVPLKRPVMPSIITTKRKIIRLGEVKKSH
- the LOC100214596 gene encoding girdin isoform X3, which codes for MTHWNRFYVRHKHYERTNMAGDFVENNVTKETCQTFAPQQWRKTRCKHCFGDIIEHTKQLSKEESEEFINSCINGETCKISIRTVTDNDDQTQHKNKEIFEDKVIKDKQNDEDEEFDDKDSCNEDVSTPPLTNQRRSTRRRNPNQSLTQSNPMIRSSNSSLCSLTSEYTDGYSDYDYDAPSVTDDTDDYVEIQYPADDLNPETKKRMNDERRVSRSKILDLERELEGQQDIYRASEAAKDRQIKSLIREIEGLKLELSSVRAHENMLALKCRLELESKNIRIEDLEQQIKSLQSEIHKLSYVSDSSDRHHETLAKELERARQRYTHLEEENRSTEARLKLAEDLQQNDRELLEVLRNQLSQIEQELQTSQQCNKHQEDKLKLLDLIKGDLLKEQDKVTKLTKDCDNLRQKIKRRDRNIEDLEDDNVKLQQLKSALESQLAKKEFQMKKIERKLSSLQNDVLRKNREISDLTGEKFTLLQVRRLTDIKMNDQLKNEPATDMRVGENIFINTLEERLVHTESRVKELELENDNFLKEIRDFCENLNVAEKQNNEYKTQLADLDGRNMKLRQENKHFEKKIEILHRKLKKCEKEKIRMSSRQQDAEYKLTQYQEEEEYFKHTFRSAPGGDCCECGDSSRMLRLKLQSTEAKLSMIEGNKGYLEAKVKSLEKKIVEKDIEIQNLQDSIERDSGAPSQDNDRLDALEQENVLLQTRFDEVNLENCKQQEFLRELEKTNLLLESTIRNLNGKLEQCTQRLKGLEEANHILGREALRNCNEGSSTDNTLEELKKQNKELQEKIRQFRDVEELVELLEREISKEKATTQWYSDQNETMQCKLDKMADTICQLEERNQRIEKEMQQLNISNHDLQNDVKRLEQKLEIYSDLFGENSTMRSSLKRLSFQSDRLDEELLIGNALSPLTEEIKEKDEKIRELQALVLEKESSVNALIAEVELLEANLAAMVSEKIKRVYSKNETNLRKRDDLFVFKNFNISSLDRDTKNTDKSFEPSKELTVTTEEFYNILQEHEEQLKQKDETYKRNSNSNSASHSPNSSNEENHDHSIISTLLGNPKKNVQYNLKDLSRERLATGFNNKDDSTKHGLEEDMYEQLEQLEDLVKDKTKNCDTLKNTNFSSKLLDSPKNNSATSSSSSIDLSGLDNLLFEVAQRGRSNSLDISNSNDVVKGETEVPLKRPVMPSIITTKRKIIRLGEVKKSH